In Indicator indicator isolate 239-I01 chromosome 16, UM_Iind_1.1, whole genome shotgun sequence, one genomic interval encodes:
- the HMG20A gene encoding high mobility group protein 20A isoform X1, with the protein MENLVSGSNLPPLFTDEGGAKEGSEIAVTGLAHSESSFSGGTSQSVNNPELVEDLSQVQQLPNESSNTAENTEQKPEEEQQRTKRGGWAKGRKRKKPLRDTNAPKSPLTGYVRFMNERREQLRAKRPEVPFPEITRMLGNEWSKLPPEEKRRYLDEADRDKERYMRELEQYQKTEAYKVFSRKAQDRQKGKSHRQDGARQPAHDHEKEADTKERSVFDIPIFTEEFLNHSKAREAELRQLRKSNMEFEERNAALQKHVESMRTAVEKLEVDVIQERSRNTVLQQHLETLRQALTTSFAGVPLPGSGETPTLETIDSYMNRLHSIIMANPQENENLIATVRDVVNRLER; encoded by the exons ATGGAGAACTTGGtgtctggctccaaccttcctcctctttttacAGATGAAGGTGGAGCTAAGGAGGGTAGTGAAATTGCTGTAACTGG ACTAGCTCATTCTGAGAGTTCATTCAGTGGTGGAACTTCACAGTCTGTGAATAACCCAGAATTGGTGGAAGATTTGTCACAGGTCCAACAGCTTCCAAATGAGTCCTCTAATACTGCTGAAAACACTGAGCAGAAGCCTGAAGAGGAG cagcaaagaacTAAACGAGGAGGCTGGGCcaaagggagaaagaggaagaaacccCTCAGGGACACCAATGCCCCGAAATCCCCCCTCACAGGGTATGTGCGATTCATGAATGAGCGTAGGGAGCAGCTTCGAGCGAAGAGGCCTGAAGTCCCTTTCCCAGAGATCACCAGGATGCTGGGCAATGAATGGAGTAAACTGCCTCCTGAGGAGAAACGG CGATACCTTGATGAAGCAGATAGAGATAAGGAGCGTTATATGCGGGAACTGGAGCAGTATCAGAAGACTGAAGCCTACAAAGTCTTCAGCAGGAAAGCACAGGACAGACAAAAAGGCAAATCACACAGACAAG ATGGAGCAAGGCAACCGGCCCATGATCATGAG AAAGAAGCAGATACAAAGGAGAGGTCAGTTTTTGATATTCCAATTTTCACAGAAGAGTTCCTGAATCATAGTAAAG CCCGTGAAGCTGAGCTGCGGCAGCTGCGCAAGTCCAACATGGAGTTCGAGGAGAGAAACgctgctctgcagaagcacGTGGAGAGCATGCGCACTGCTGTGGAGAAGCTGGAGGTGGATGTGATCCAGGAGCGCAGCCGCAACACcgtgctgcagcagcatctggagACCTTGCGTCAGGCCCTCACTACCAGCTTTGCTGGAGTTCCGCTACCAG GTAGTGGGGAGACACCCACACTGGAGACGATCGATTCCTACATGAATAGACTGCACAGTATTATTATGGCCAACCCACAGGAGAACGAGAACCTCATAGCCACAGTGCGAGATGTGGTAAACAGGCTTGAACGCTAG
- the HMG20A gene encoding high mobility group protein 20A isoform X2: protein MENLVSGSNLPPLFTDEGGAKEGSEIAVTGLAHSESSFSGGTSQSVNNPELVEDLSQVQQLPNESSNTAENTEQKPEEEQRTKRGGWAKGRKRKKPLRDTNAPKSPLTGYVRFMNERREQLRAKRPEVPFPEITRMLGNEWSKLPPEEKRRYLDEADRDKERYMRELEQYQKTEAYKVFSRKAQDRQKGKSHRQDGARQPAHDHEKEADTKERSVFDIPIFTEEFLNHSKAREAELRQLRKSNMEFEERNAALQKHVESMRTAVEKLEVDVIQERSRNTVLQQHLETLRQALTTSFAGVPLPGSGETPTLETIDSYMNRLHSIIMANPQENENLIATVRDVVNRLER, encoded by the exons ATGGAGAACTTGGtgtctggctccaaccttcctcctctttttacAGATGAAGGTGGAGCTAAGGAGGGTAGTGAAATTGCTGTAACTGG ACTAGCTCATTCTGAGAGTTCATTCAGTGGTGGAACTTCACAGTCTGTGAATAACCCAGAATTGGTGGAAGATTTGTCACAGGTCCAACAGCTTCCAAATGAGTCCTCTAATACTGCTGAAAACACTGAGCAGAAGCCTGAAGAGGAG caaagaacTAAACGAGGAGGCTGGGCcaaagggagaaagaggaagaaacccCTCAGGGACACCAATGCCCCGAAATCCCCCCTCACAGGGTATGTGCGATTCATGAATGAGCGTAGGGAGCAGCTTCGAGCGAAGAGGCCTGAAGTCCCTTTCCCAGAGATCACCAGGATGCTGGGCAATGAATGGAGTAAACTGCCTCCTGAGGAGAAACGG CGATACCTTGATGAAGCAGATAGAGATAAGGAGCGTTATATGCGGGAACTGGAGCAGTATCAGAAGACTGAAGCCTACAAAGTCTTCAGCAGGAAAGCACAGGACAGACAAAAAGGCAAATCACACAGACAAG ATGGAGCAAGGCAACCGGCCCATGATCATGAG AAAGAAGCAGATACAAAGGAGAGGTCAGTTTTTGATATTCCAATTTTCACAGAAGAGTTCCTGAATCATAGTAAAG CCCGTGAAGCTGAGCTGCGGCAGCTGCGCAAGTCCAACATGGAGTTCGAGGAGAGAAACgctgctctgcagaagcacGTGGAGAGCATGCGCACTGCTGTGGAGAAGCTGGAGGTGGATGTGATCCAGGAGCGCAGCCGCAACACcgtgctgcagcagcatctggagACCTTGCGTCAGGCCCTCACTACCAGCTTTGCTGGAGTTCCGCTACCAG GTAGTGGGGAGACACCCACACTGGAGACGATCGATTCCTACATGAATAGACTGCACAGTATTATTATGGCCAACCCACAGGAGAACGAGAACCTCATAGCCACAGTGCGAGATGTGGTAAACAGGCTTGAACGCTAG